A single genomic interval of Corallococcus macrosporus harbors:
- the cpaB gene encoding Flp pilus assembly protein CpaB — protein sequence MLKGKTPLVVALVLGLLAGIVAYSAIKKKESDVRRGWNLVPVVVAGQDMPEGSVITYEMISQRSVPEQFVTSSVVKPDSANYIVNQKVLVALQAGDPILWSQFETTKAAERLSTKVQKKARAITIEAKQTTSVGGWIRPNDHVDIIGTFRDPQTDESVAVTLLQNIIVVATGKITGTTNINLIPENQREYSNVSLMVLPEEAEILVLAAELGQLTLSLRNEDDVDLIEERGRATISTLLSGERTRVLEQKRREIIQIIKGSGSGEKASAGSP from the coding sequence ATGTTGAAGGGTAAGACCCCGCTCGTCGTCGCACTGGTGCTCGGTTTGCTCGCCGGCATCGTGGCCTACTCGGCCATCAAGAAGAAGGAATCGGATGTGCGCCGCGGGTGGAACCTGGTGCCCGTGGTGGTGGCGGGCCAGGACATGCCCGAGGGTTCGGTCATCACGTACGAGATGATCTCCCAGCGCTCCGTGCCGGAGCAGTTCGTCACCTCGTCGGTGGTGAAGCCGGACTCCGCCAACTACATCGTGAACCAGAAGGTGCTGGTGGCGCTGCAGGCCGGCGACCCCATCCTCTGGAGCCAGTTCGAGACGACGAAGGCCGCCGAGCGCCTGTCCACGAAGGTGCAGAAGAAGGCGCGCGCCATCACCATCGAGGCGAAGCAGACCACGTCCGTGGGCGGGTGGATCCGCCCCAACGACCACGTGGACATCATCGGCACGTTCCGTGATCCGCAGACGGACGAGAGCGTCGCCGTGACGCTGCTGCAGAACATCATCGTGGTCGCCACGGGCAAGATCACCGGCACCACGAACATCAACCTCATCCCGGAGAACCAGCGCGAGTACAGCAACGTGTCGCTGATGGTGCTGCCGGAAGAGGCGGAGATCCTGGTGCTGGCGGCGGAGCTGGGGCAGCTGACCCTGTCGCTGCGCAACGAGGACGACGTGGACCTCATCGAGGAGCGCGGCCGCGCCACCATCAGCACGCTGCTGTCCGGCGAGCGCACCCGCGTGCTGGAGCAGAAGCGCCGGGAGATCATCCAGATCATCAAGGGCAGTGGCAGCGGCGAGAAGGCCTCGGCCGGCTCTCCGTAG